One Lycium barbarum isolate Lr01 chromosome 5, ASM1917538v2, whole genome shotgun sequence genomic window carries:
- the LOC132641658 gene encoding protein DETOXIFICATION 14-like encodes MENIEEGLLLKERELVELRWEVIWEEVKEVGYLAGPMIAVTLSMYLLEVISMMMVGHLGELSLLSTALALSLAAVTGFSFLLGMASALETLCGQVFGAKQYQRLGTQTYTTILSLFIVCIPLTVLWIYMGKLLTFIGQDPQISHEAGKFIKWLIPALFAYANLQPLIRYLEMQSMIVPLLMSSGITICFHIPLSWVLVFCTGLGNIGVAVAIGISMWLNVIILASYMRLDSACAKTCAPMSWEIVRGMREFFRFAIPSAIMICLEWWSFELLILLSGLLPNPQLETSVLSICLNTISTLYAIPFGLSGAVSTRVSNQLGAGNPQGARVSVVSVMLIAATETILVSATLFACRNIFGYIFSNEKEVVDYVANMAPLLCLSVTTDSLQGTLSGVARGCGWQHIGAYVNLASFYLCGIPIAASLAFWLNFRGKGLWIGILSGAALQTILLSVVTCCTNWKTQAAMARERLHADEKLSIDNRLI; translated from the exons atggaGAATATAGAAGAAGGATTGTTATTGAAAGAAAGAGAATTAGTAGAATTGAGATGGGAAGTAATTTGGGAGGAAGTGAAGGAAGTTGGCTATTTGGCTGGTCCAATGATAGCTGTGACACTTTCAATGTATTTGTTGGAAGTTATATCAATGATGATGGTTGGTCATTTGGGTGAACTTTCTCTCTTAAGTACTGCCCTTGCTCTTTCTCTTGCTGCAGTCACTGGTTTCAGCTTTCTT TTAGGCATGGCCAGTGCACTAGAAACTCTTTGCGGACAGGTTTTCGGAGCTAAGCAGTACCAAAGACTTGGTACTCAAACATATACAACCATTTTGTCTCTCTTCATTGTTTGCATTCCGCTCACGGTCTTATGGATATATATGGGAAAATTGCTTACATTCATCGGGCAAGATCCTCAGATTTCTCACGAAGCCGGAAAGTTCATTAAGTGGCTTATTCCTGCTCTCTTTGCTTATGCGAATCTTCAGCCACTTATTCGGTACTTGGAGATGCAAAGTATGATTGTTCCATTGCTCATGAGTTCTGGCATTACGATATGCTTCCACATACCATTGTCTTGGGTGCTAGTGTTTTGCACTGGCTTAGGTAATATTGGTGTGGCAGTGGCTATTGGTATATCGATGTGGTTGAATGTCATCATCCTTGCTTCGTACATGAGGTTGGATTCCGCTTGTGCGAAAACCTGTGCACCAATGTCATGGGAGATTGTCAGGGGAATGAGAGAGTTTTTTCGATTCGCTATCCCTTCTGCCATCATGATTTG TCTTGAATGGTGGTCATTTGAGCTGCTTATCTTGCTATCCGGGTTATTACCGAATCCCCAACTTGAAACTTCAGTGCTATCCATATG CCTGAACACCATTTCGACCCTATATGCAATTCCATTTGGTCTCTCTGGTGCTGTAAG CACTCGAGTTTCTAATCAATTAGGAGCTGGAAATCCTCAAGGGGCTCGTGTATCCGTGGTTTCTGTAATGCTCATTGCAGCCACAGAGACAATATTAGTAAGCGCAACTCTATTTGCCTGTCGAAACATATTTGGCTACATTTTCAGCAACGAGAAGGAAGTCGTGGACTATGTCGCAAACATGGCTCCTCTTCTATGTCTATCGGTCACAACTGACAGCTTGCAAGGAACCCTTTCAG GTGTCGCGAGGGGATGTGGCTGGCAGCATATTGGAGCCTATGTCAATCTTGCTTCATTTTACCTATGTGGAATTCCTATTGCTGCTTCATTGGCTTTTTGGCTCAATTTTCGGGGGAAAGGCTTGTGGATCGGCATACTTTCTGGTGCAGCTCTGCAGACTATTTTACTTTCTGTGGTAACATGCTGCACAAATTGGAAAACACAAGCTGCAATGGCAAGGGAGAGGCTTCATGCTGATGAAAAATTATCTATTGATAACAGGCTGATTTAA
- the LOC132639846 gene encoding uncharacterized protein LOC132639846 translates to MQATSAGGANQASGSRATARAYAMRQRDDQDGADVVIVFLAGLIEMPFQDYDVIVGMDWLHRYHAVVDCRSMHVRFRAPSFSHIIVPGERSLTSNIISAVVTRKMVSQGCEAYLAHIFDTYLESPRLKDIPIVCEFPDVFPENLPGLPPEREVEFSIEVILGTTPISINPYQMAPAELKELKIQLQKLLEKGFIRPSVSSWGAPLKGARLFSKIDLRSGYYQLLKKPYAKLSKCEFWLGEVAFLGHVVSAEGVKVDPSKIQAIVEWKPPKIPTEARSKANVVADALSRKSFVSLSLSPLYLFLELRAMNSCLAFNSNGSIVASLQVKPVLLEQVKEAQKLCVPKDDNLRKEILNEAHTSLCAMHPGGRASSPNWFVTTLSIPEWKWERITMDLIFGLPSTQRNHDAIWVIFDRLTKNAHFLAIRVDYPLERFAELYVNEIARLHGVPVSIVFDRDPRFTSKFWTSLQEALGTRLNFSTSFHVQSERVIQTLKDML, encoded by the exons ATGCAAGCAACAAGTGCAGGTGGAGCTAATCAAGCTAGTGGGTCAAGAGCTACAGCACGAGCTTATGCTATGAGACAGAGGGATGACCAAGATGGGGCGGACGTGGTTATTG TCTTCCTTGCTGGTTTGATTGAAATGCCTTTCCAAGACTATGATGTCATCGTCGGTATGGATTGGCTTCATAGATACCATGCGGTAGTTGATTGTAGGTCAATGCATGTGAGATTTAGAGCTCCTTCATTTTCACACATCATTGTTCCAGGTGAAAGATCATTGACATCTAATATTATCTCCGCGGTTGTGACAAGAAAGATGGTTAGTCAGGGTTGTGAAGCTTATCTTGCTCATATATTTGATACATACCTGGAAAGTCCAAGACTTAAGGATATACCAATTGTATGTGAATTTCCTGATGTTTTCCCTGAAAATCTTCCTGGATTGCCCCCGGAAAGGGAAGTTGAATTTTCTATAGAGGTTATTCTTGGAACTACTCCTATTTCTATAAATCCTTAccaaatggctccagcagaattgaaggagttgaaaattCAACTGCAAAAActtcttgagaaaggttttattcgcCCAAGTGTTTCTTCTTGGGGAGCTCCT ctaaaGGGTGCTAGGTTGTTCTCAAAGATtgacttgaggtctgggtatTACCAACTGCTG AAAAAGCCATATGCTAagctttccaaatgtgaattttggcttggtGAAGTggcttttctgggccatgttgtGTCAGCTGAAGGTGTGAAGGTGGATCCTAGTAAGATTCAAGCTATTGTTGAATGGAAACCGCCTAAAATTCCAACTGAAGCAAGAA gtaaagccaatgtggttgcAGATGCTCTAAGTCGCAAATCCTTTGTCAGTTTATCTCTAAGCCCTTTATATTTGTTCCTTGAATTAAGAGCCATGAATTCTTGTCTTGCATTTAATTCTAATGGATCTATTGTTGCTAGTTTGCAGGTCAAGCCAGTTCTACTTGAACAGGTGAAAGAAGCACAAAA GCTATGTGTTCCTAAAGATGACAACTTGAGGAAAGAAATTCTGAATGAAGCACATACTTCACTATGTGCAATGCATCCAGGAG GCCGAGCATCAAGTCCCAACTGGTTTGTTACAACCTTATCGATAcctgagtggaaatgggaaagaataACTATGGACCTTATTTTTGGGCTTCCAAGCACTCAAAGAAATCATGATGCAATTTGGGTTATATTTGATAGGCTAACTAAGAATGCTCATTTCTTGGCCATTAGAGTGGACTATCCACTTGAACGTTTCGCAGAATTGTACGTTAATGAGATTGCGAGGCTACATGGAGTTCCTGTTTCTATTGTATTTGACCGAGACCCAAGGTTTACATCCAAATTCTGGACTAGCTTGCAAGAAGCTTTGGGCACTAGGTTGAACTTTAGTACTTCTTTCCATGTCCAATCCGAGAGGGTAATTCAAACCTTGAAAGATATGCTTTGA